A single region of the Eremothecium gossypii ATCC 10895 chromosome V, complete sequence genome encodes:
- the PET9 gene encoding ADP/ATP carrier protein PET9 (Syntenic homolog of Saccharomyces cerevisiae YBL030C (PET9) and YBR085W (AAC3)), which translates to MSDNKQSNFLINFMMGGVSAAVSKTAAAPIERVKLLIQNQDEMLKQGSLDRRYNGIVDCFKRTAASEGVISFWRGNTANVIRYFPTQALNFAFKDKIKAMFGFRKEVDGYAKWFAGNLASGGAAGGLSLLFVYSLDYARTRLAADSKSAKKGGERQFNGLVDVYKKTLASDGIAGLYRGFLPSVVGIVVYRGLYFGMYDSLKPLLLTGNLESSFIASFLLGWAVTTGASTASYPLDTVRRRMMMTSGQAVKYDGAFDAFRKIVAAEGVKSLFKGCGANILRGVAGAGVISLYDQLQLVLFGKKFK; encoded by the coding sequence ATGAGTGACAACAAGCAATCCAACTTCCTTATCAACTTCATGATGGGTGGTGTGTCTGCCGCCGTCTCCAAGACGGCTGCCGCCCCCATCGAGAGAGTCAAGTTGTTGATTCAGAACCAGGACGAGATGTTGAAGCAGGGCTCTCTAGACAGACGCTACAACGGTATCGTGGACTGCTTCAAGAGAACTGCTGCCTCTGAGGGTGTGATTTCGTTCTGGAGAGGCAACACGGCCAACGTGATCCGTTACTTCCCCACGCAGGCGTTGAACTTCGCGTTCAAGGACAAGATCAAGGCCATGTTCGGCTTCAGAAAGGAGGTTGACGGTTACGCCAAGTGGTTCGCCGGTAACTTGGCGTCCGgtggtgctgctggtggtTTGTCGTTGCTTTTCGTGTACTCTCTAGACTACGCCAGAACCAGATTGGCTGCTGACTCCAAGTCCGCAAAGAAGGGTGGTGAGCGTCAGTTCAACGGTTTGGTCGATGTCTACAAGAAGACCTTGGCCTCCGACGGTATTGCTGGGTTGTACAGAGGTTTCTTGCCATCTGTCGTTGGTATTGTTGTCTACAGAGGGTTGTACTTCGGTATGTACGACTCCTTGAAGCCATTGTTGTTGACTGGTAACTTGGAATCCTCTTTCATCGCCTCTTTCTTGTTGGGTTGGGCCGTCACCACCGGTGCCTCCACTGCTTCCTACCCATTGGACACTGTCAGAAGAAGAATGATGATGACTTCCGGCCAGGCTGTCAAGTACGACGGTGCTTTCGACGCTTTCAGAAAGATTGTTGCTGCCGAGGGTGTCAAGTCCTTGTTCAAGGGCTGCGGTGCCAACATCTTGAGAGGTGTTGCGGGTGCTGGTGTCATCTCCTTGTACGACCAGTTGCAGCTAGTCTTGTTCGGCAAGAAGTTCAAATAA
- a CDS encoding AER183Cp (Non-syntenic homolog of Saccharomyces cerevisiae YOL089C (HAL9)) — translation MEGANFSVRFGPEQRRSPIGWRGRFRERHKLKSAWPSSEASSCWVQSWSKNCCAAALTHRFAPEAMTETKTVMRKRVSKACDICRAKKIRCNGEEPCVNCEKFNLGCTYTHVIKRRQAAPTRVSNRKLLGDLSARLQRLEHVLVRMSAQLGGEAWRAPAETEVAEVEEEGESSEDSEEEWTPPRVQRADSVSSYESASSDVALTRLVQNDNKPDTYFGTHTSFSLFSRRGLRWLYRVLGGRNEFLLPLLKLNSFIKHNHEQFYDKFLAAVDVAALPSWPDMERCEMLRDVFLRDLQPTYSVVSREEVLAVFERLRFVSPEQLSIPEQLLLCTVMLTAAIGIGFQQDADTALWDTVANQMLTRTVNIVQTTWMMPMTDPVGYMQAIILLSVYLENSPVPQTTYLQLSFAIRLGQTLGLHQRESYMHIKDIAERNRRLNVWWWCYRYDKVLSVCTGRPSLIHEHDNTAFNDWDYYQLLKWQMKPAEVLDSRPSPPAGFDLPEALESLLTFGAQSLTNLNYTLNYHLYKLYRIQSETYTNLSCNRVPSGEDIQIRMRHVNYILQCLDGWWDSVPEMLRAREEVADIEAIHTQLSSMRREDEDPELVDHIFSRILLLYLNYYWTRSGAVRALFHMPLSRLQPSEASKIIFRKLPVFENSFKNSVSMIKLVNYMLTRDADRLHVEPLFAYLGGFLSLVSISFFLERFPRDHIMLLDSCCKAAIARARHGTTTATWKWTIVSLITTHFLKLAVDRYNDSCADDGLPLSTSQYATTLRELQQQLVSSYKKIYAFLDNFERESRESAAMRQCDEVLRQPLDDWFNLDLGAHDVGAVPDPLLATLSMPAPEPDHTLPADPLAYAEPDFPLDSFFMNDYTFSMPGFFGQ, via the coding sequence ATGGAAGGTGCAAATTTTTCGGTGAGGTTCGGGCCGGAGCAACGGCGCTCGCCGATTGGCTGGCGGGGCCGATTCCGAGAACGGCATAAACTAAAATCTGCCTGGCCCAGTTCGGAAGCGTCTAGTTGCTGGGTGCAGAGCTGGTCAAAAAACTgttgcgcagctgcgctTACACACAGGTTCGCACCCGAAGCCATGACAGAGACCAAGACTGTGATGCGGAAGCGCGTGTCGAAGGCGTGCGACATATGCCGCGCCAAGAAGATTCGCTGCAATGGCGAGGAACCATGTGTGAATTGCGAGAAGTTCAACCTGGGGTGCACGTACACTCACGTGATTAAGAGGCGGCAAGCCGCACCCACGCGAGTGTCGAACCGCAAGCTCCTGGGAGACCTGAGTGCGCGGCTCCAGCGGCTGGAGCACGTCCTGGTGCGGATGTCTGCACAGTTAGGCGGCGAGGcgtggcgcgcgccggcggagacggaggtggcggaggtggaggaggaaGGCGAGAGCTCGGAGGATTCGGAGGAGGAATGGACGCCGCCCCGTGTGCAGAGGGCGGATAGTGTGTCGTCGTACGAGAGCGCATCGTCGGACGTAGCGCTCACGCGGCTGGTGCAGAATGACAACAAGCCGGACACGTACTTCGGGACGCACACTTCGTTCTCGCTGTTCTCGCGGCGCGGATTGCGGTGGCTCTATCGTGTGCTGGGCGGCAGGAACGAGTTTTTGTtgccgctgctgaagcTGAACTCGTTCATCAAGCACAACCATGAGCAGTTCTACGACAAGTTCCTGGCTGCCGTCGATGTGGCCGCGCTGCCATCGTGGCCGGACATGGAACGGTGCGAGATGCTGCGGGACGTGTTTCTGCGTGACCTGCAGCCAACTTACTCCGTGGTCAGCCGCGAGGAGGTGTTGGCAGTCTTTGAGCGGCTGCGCTTCGTTTCGCCTGAGCAATTGAGCATCCCGGAGCAGCTACTACTGTGCACGGTGATGCTCACCGCCGCGATTGGAATCGGCTTCCAGCAGGACGCCGACACAGCGCTGTGGGACACTGTGGCGAACCAGATGCTCACTCGGACCGTCAACATCGTGCAGACGACGTGGATGATGCCCATGACCGACCCGGTAGGGTACATGCAGGCGATCATCCTTCTTTCTGTGTACCTCGAGAATTCGCCGGTGCCGCAGACGACGTATCTGCAGCTCTCGTTCGCCATCCGGCTCGGGCAGACCCTCGGTCTCCACCAGCGCGAGTCCTACATGCACATTAAGGACATCGCGGAGCGCAACCGCCGGCTCAACGtgtggtggtggtgctACCGCTACGACAAGGTGCTGTCGGTGTGTACCGGCAGACCGAGCCTCATCCACGAGCACGACAACACCGCGTTTAACGACTGGGACTATTATCAGCTGCTCAAGTGGCAGATGAAGCCAGCCGAGGTCCTCGATTCGCGCCCGTCCCCGCCAGCCGGCTTCGACCTTCCGGAGGCCCTGGAAAGCTTGCTCACCTTCGGTGCTCAGTCGCTCACGAACCTAAATTACACTCTGAACTACCACCTGTACAAGCTGTACCGCATCCAGAGCGAGACATACACCAACTTATCCTGCAACCGCGTGCCGTCGGGTGAAGATATCCAGATTCGCATGCGCCATGTCAATTACATCCTGCAGTGTCTTGATGGTTGGTGGGACTCCGTGCCCGAAATGCTGCGTGCCCGCGAGGAGGTCGCGGACATCGAGGCGATTCATACTCAGCTGTCCTCGATGCGCAGAGAAGACGAAGATCCCGAGCTAGTTGACCACATTTTCTCTCGGATTCTGTTGCTGTACCTTAACTACTATTGGACCCGGAGCGGTGCGGTGCGCGCGCTGTTTCATATGCCACTTTCGCGCCTGCAGCCATCTGAGGCCTCCAAGATAATTTTCCGCAAGTTGCCGGTGTTCGAGAACTCGTTCAAGAATTCGGTCAGCATGATCAAACTGGTCAACTACATGCTCACCCGCGACGCAGACCGCCTCCACGTAGAACCGCTGTTTGCGTACCTGGGCGGCTTTTTGTCGCTCGTAAGCATCTCGTTTTTCTTGGAACGTTTTCCGCGCGACCATATCATGCTTCTAGACAGCTGCTGCAAGGCGGCCATAGCCCGTGCCCGGCACGGCACAACTACGGCCACCTGGAAATGGACTATTGTGTCGCTCATAACAACGCACTTTCTGAAGCTCGCAGTCGACCGCTACAACGACTCATGCGCGGACGACGGCCTCCCGTTGTCCACAAGCCAGTACGCCACgacgctgcgcgagctgcagcagcagcttgTCAGCAGCTACAAAAAAATATACGCGTTCCTGGACAACTTCGAGCGCGAGTCCCGCGAATCTGCCGCCATGCGCCAGTGCGACGAAGtgctgcggcagccgcTGGACGACTGGTTCAACCTCGATCTTGGCGCACACGATGTGGGTGCCGTCCCCGACCCCCTCCTGGCCACCCTCTCCATGCCCGCCCCCGAGCCCGACCACACGCTGCCCGCGGACCCGCTGGCCTACGCAGAGCCCGACTTCCCGCTCGACTCCTTCTTCATGAACGACTATACCTTCAGCATGCCGGGCTTCTTCGGCCAGTGA
- the SHE1 gene encoding She1p (Syntenic homolog of Saccharomyces cerevisiae YBL031W (SHE1)): MPEAPEMLRTQESPRLRSRDLEDTEQLIDDIGVSKRLGNSVLSELDHRATNLLANLTTSTLSAASTLTDPELCDEAAHKGVSRFETVHGELIESMDSIDTHYAVKRNRHGLNVPATPKRYSIQDAMSSVSAARETDRAELLYHKRARDAMGNIVERLTTSPVTDITRRIRRLRMNMSTPREHHREQERQRRRSSIIRQSLTGNSDKENHVPRSKGFANLYGEMRAVSSSAISVAAHESGAPTFAKPTITSRQKTVNTLLRNPHDATSFFASFRRRSPISSSPTPSFQHRQPSPIPTPRQQLSVPDRASPARTSPTVASVPTSSKFRPLLTLNSQNISTTSSSTSPDCEAHKPRVVASKSVFDRLYHQPTTAAQQKTLGIRKSKTQGDLHYISKPPKSSYASSGSAATSGSDATLDDSSDATMDSTQESKLPRSKSIADLKVPKVRHPMPLHRSSTGSEISMTSSGASVASRRPLWR, encoded by the coding sequence ATGCCTGAGGCCCCGGAGATGTTGCGCACACAGGAGTCTCCGCGGCTGCGGTCGCGGGACCTCGAGGACACGGAGCAGCTGATAGACGACATCGGCGTGTCCAAGCGGCTGGGCAACTCAGTGCTCAGCGAATTGGACCACCGCGCGACCAACTTGCTTGCGAACCTGACCACGTCGACGCTCTCTGCAGCGTCCACGCTGACCGACCCGGAGCTGTGCGACGAGGCAGCCCACAAGGGCGTATCGCGGTTTGAAACGGTGCACGGCGAGCTGATCGAGAGCATGGACTCGATTGACACGCACTACGCGGTTAAACGGAACCGCCATGGGCTCAACGTGCCGGCCACGCCAAAGCGCTACTCGATCCAGGACGCTATGAGTTCGGTCTCTGCGGCGCGTGAGACGGACCGCGCGGAGCTCCTGTACCATAAGCGGGCGCGCGACGCCATGGGAAACATTGTTGAGCGGCTCACAACGAGCCCAGTAACGGACATAACGCGCCGCATACGACGGTTACGCATGAATATGAGCACCCCGCGGGAGCACCATCGGGAGCAGGagcgccagcggcgccgctCGTCGATCATCCGACAGTCCTTGACGGGAAACAGCGATAAGGAGAACCACGTGCCGCGCTCGAAGGGGTTTGCCAATCTCTACGGTGAGATGCGTGCAGTCTCGAGTTCTGCCATCTCGGTTGCAGCCCACGAGTCGGGCGCGCCCACCTTCGCAAAACCAACAATCACATCACGGCAGAAAACGGTCAACACATTGCTCAGGAACCCACATGACGCGACCTCCTTCTTTGCATCGTTCAGAAGGAGGTCACCCATATCTTCATCTCCCACACCCTCCTTTCAACACAGGCAACCCTCGCCCATACCCACCCCTCGGCAGCAGCTTTCGGTGCCAGATCGCGCATCACCCGCGCGAACCTCGCCGACGGTGGCAAGCGTCCCGACTTCTTCGAAGTTCCGACCCCTCCTGACATTGAATAGTCAAAACATTAGCACTACATCCTCATCGACCTCCCCTGACTGTGAGGCACACAAGCCTCGCGTGGTAGCCTCCAAAAGCGTCTTTGACAGACTCTATCACCAACCTACCACTGCTGCTCAGCAAAAAACACTCGGCATTCGGAAATCCAAGACACAGGGGGACTTGCACTACATCAGCAAACCGCCGAAGTCGTCGTATGCTAGTagcggcagcgccgcaaCAAGCGGCAGCGACGCAACCCTTGACGACAGCAGCGATGCCACTATGGACAGCACTCAAGAAAGCAAGCTCCCGCGCTCCAAGTCTATCGCGGACCTGAAGGTCCCCAAGGTCCGCCATCCTATGCCGTTGCATCGATCCAGCACAGGAAGTGAAATATCCATGACGAGCAGCGGTGCGTCAGTCGCAAGCCGCAGGCCCTTATGGAGATGA
- a CDS encoding uncharacterized protein (Syntenic homolog of Saccharomyces cerevisiae YBL029C-A) — MFFCLPVWFGKRSWDRAYGDEGHYSGLYCPRCQSFAVSPVKRREFVTLLWVPFVPLYWGNQLRCAACGWRQDFKSQAQLEKVRAEQDNIRGGRYGAAPPAYY, encoded by the coding sequence ATGTTCTTTTGTTTGCCTGTCTGGTTCGGTAAACGCAGCTGGGATCGGGCTTATGGCGACGAAGGGCACTACAGCGGGCTGTACTGTCCCCGCTGCCAGTCTTTTGCAGTGTCTCCCGTAAAGCGGCGTGAGTTCGTGACACTGCTGTGGGTGCCGTTTGTGCCGTTGTACTGGGGAAATCAGCTGCGGTGCGCGGCGTGCGGGTGGCGCCAGGACTTCAAAAGCCaggcgcagctggagaagGTGCGCGCGGAGCAGGACAACATCCGCGGCGGCAGGTacggcgcggcgccgccagcgTACTATTAG
- the HEK2 gene encoding Hek2p (Syntenic homolog of Saccharomyces cerevisiae YBL032W (HEK2)) produces MTMTDSSSPAPEGPAAPAEAAAPAKVDAQAPLVTLRLLLSLKEAARILGRGGNTIDNIRKANGVKIGISTKEKSCSDRLLEVTGSIDAVANSLADVVKVLTADDTNEEDAEPEPEQHIFKHLNFILPPPSPDEAEDPMKVKQIGNLRLIVTNSQVSSIIGTAGSKIKKLIDTHSSKLVVSKTFLPDSQDRILEIQGFPNSIANCIKDISQTLIKDDVLDTKEKRYYPHSKHSKDIHVTATVAIPAEYVGALLGHGGNRIANLRKYTRTKITVAQEPNQNNEREFTITGNDQKSVKLAQNMIMKNLGTEKERRLEKQ; encoded by the coding sequence ATGACCATGACAGACAGTAGTTCGCCGGCTCCAGAGGGGCCTGCAGCGCCCGCCGaggcggccgcgccggcgAAAGTGGACGCACAGGCGCCGCTGGTGACGCTTCGGCTTCTTCTCTCGCTCAAGGAGGCTGCGCGCATCCTAGGGCGCGGAGGGAACACGATTGACAACATCCGCAAAGCCAACGGCGTCAAGATTGGAATTTCGACGAAGGAGAAGTCGTGCTCGGACCGGTTGCTCGAGGTGACAGGCAGCATCGACGCCGTAGCGAACTCACTGGCGGACGTAGTGAAAGTGTTGACTGCGGACGACACGAACGAGGAAGACGCAGAGCCCGAGCCCGAGCAGCACATATTCAAGCACCTCAACTTCATACTTCCTCCGCCCTCGCCAGACGAGGCCGAGGACCCCATGAAGGTGAAACAGATCGGAAACTTGCGTCTCATCGTGACCAACAGTCAGGTGTCGTCTATTATCGGCACGGCCGGCTCCAAGATCAAGAAGTTGATAGACACTCACTCCTCCAAGCTCGTAGTGTCCAAGACGTTCTTGCCCGACTCGCAGGATCGCATTCTCGAAATCCAGGGCTTCCCGAACTCCATCGCAAACTGCATCAAGGACATCAGCCAGACTCTCATCAAGGACGACGTGCTCGACACCAAGGAGAAGCGCTACTACCCCCACTCCAAGCACTCCAAGGACATTCACGTCACGGCCACCGTGGCCATCCCCGCCGAGTACGTTGGTGCCTTGTTGGGCCACGGCGGCAACCGCATCGCCAACTTGCGCAAGTACACGCGAACGAAGATCACCGTTGCCCAGGAACCCAATCAGAACAACGAGCGCGAGTTTACCATCACCGGAAACGACCAGAAGTCTGTCAAACTAGCTCAGAATATGATAATGAAGAACCTTGGGACCGAGAAGGAGCGCCGCCTGGAGAAGCAGTAG